One Halalkalicoccus sp. NIPERK01 DNA window includes the following coding sequences:
- a CDS encoding sodium:solute symporter, with amino-acid sequence MVASPIDGGIVVLYLIGMIAVGYWGYRRSESLEEYLVAGRNIPLWMYVPVMSAVILGGASTIGGAGLGYQYGVSGAWLVVWLGLGVAAIGLLISTQLANLKAYTLGEVLERRFDAYSGTVGAVVAGVYALTIAITQVISIGTVLSALSGYGLAEMTVLAGAIVVAYTALGGMLSVTITDFLQWLVMTVGIFALALPLGLIEVGGISGLTSKLDPSYFSPGGIGWGTVFTYFLLYFLGIMIGQDIWQRVFTADGPRTARVGNVATGAYAVVYGIATAVLGMIALVLFPAIENPDLALPTMVIETVPVGLAGLILAGFISAMMSTADSALLAASTLFTNDIYRRFVDPDASEKRYTDTSRLGIVVLGAVAIWAAVAIGDVINALTLAYNLLTGAIFVPILGAFFWKGATWQGALAAIVGGSVVVVASMALYGFASDLPIIYGLATSLVLFVGVGLVTGPPPREKLERWLADTSSEPTIE; translated from the coding sequence ATGGTAGCGTCACCCATCGACGGCGGGATCGTCGTGCTCTATCTGATCGGGATGATCGCGGTCGGCTACTGGGGGTATCGGCGCTCCGAATCGTTGGAGGAGTACCTCGTCGCGGGGCGGAACATCCCGCTGTGGATGTACGTCCCGGTGATGTCGGCGGTGATCCTCGGCGGGGCGTCGACCATCGGCGGCGCCGGATTGGGCTACCAGTACGGCGTCTCGGGGGCGTGGCTCGTCGTCTGGCTGGGGCTGGGCGTCGCCGCGATCGGCCTGCTGATCTCGACCCAACTGGCGAACCTCAAGGCCTACACGCTGGGCGAGGTGCTCGAACGCCGGTTCGACGCCTATTCGGGGACCGTCGGCGCGGTCGTCGCGGGCGTCTACGCGCTGACGATCGCCATCACGCAGGTGATCTCGATCGGCACCGTGTTGAGCGCGCTCTCGGGGTACGGCCTCGCGGAGATGACCGTTCTTGCCGGTGCTATCGTCGTCGCCTACACGGCCCTCGGGGGGATGCTCTCGGTGACGATCACCGACTTCCTCCAGTGGCTGGTGATGACCGTCGGGATCTTCGCGCTCGCCCTTCCTCTGGGACTCATCGAAGTGGGTGGAATCTCGGGGCTCACGAGCAAACTCGATCCCTCCTACTTCAGCCCCGGCGGGATCGGGTGGGGGACGGTGTTCACCTACTTCCTGCTGTACTTCCTCGGGATCATGATCGGCCAGGACATCTGGCAGCGCGTGTTCACCGCCGACGGCCCCCGCACGGCGCGAGTCGGAAACGTCGCGACCGGTGCCTACGCGGTGGTCTACGGGATCGCGACCGCCGTGCTGGGAATGATCGCGCTCGTGCTGTTCCCGGCGATCGAGAACCCCGACCTCGCGCTGCCGACGATGGTCATCGAGACAGTCCCGGTCGGCCTCGCGGGGCTGATCCTCGCGGGGTTCATCTCCGCGATGATGTCGACCGCCGACTCGGCCCTGCTCGCCGCCAGCACGCTCTTTACGAACGACATCTACCGCCGGTTCGTCGACCCCGACGCGAGCGAGAAGCGCTACACCGACACCTCCCGGCTCGGCATCGTCGTGCTGGGCGCCGTCGCCATCTGGGCGGCGGTCGCCATCGGCGACGTGATCAACGCCCTGACGCTCGCGTACAACCTGCTGACCGGCGCGATTTTCGTCCCGATCCTGGGCGCCTTTTTCTGGAAGGGCGCGACCTGGCAGGGGGCGCTCGCGGCGATCGTCGGGGGGTCGGTCGTCGTCGTCGCGAGCATGGCCCTGTATGGGTTCGCCTCGGACCTCCCGATCATCTACGGGTTAGCGACGAGCCTCGTCCTCTTCGTCGGCGTGGGCCTCGTGACCGGGCCGCCGCCGCGCGAGAAGCTCGAACGCTGGCTCGCGGACACGTCCTCGGAGCCGACGATCGAGTGA
- a CDS encoding agmatinase family protein, whose product MSEDSPAARFRERVPESDVELAYAGLNTFLKGDPRDVEDLSTADVGVLGTPYDGAVSNRPGARYGPEAIRRASAWWAYLSGYKGGLTNMGTGEQVDFSKLSVADCGDVPVFPMDRETTAESITAHVATVAQRAFPVLLGGDHYCTYPAFEGFAQGIDADSVGVVQIDAHTDTVAESAVFGEHFHGSSTHHIVDSEFAEYANVSQVGIRGYESPEFFEFADDVGLNLYTMNEVREEGIRAVTERAVEAAAEGADAVYVTFDVDAVDPSVAPGTGTPVPGGLSAQQALSVMDVLGASEAVGAVDLMEVAPTYDPTEGTERLAAYLLVRFLERKFA is encoded by the coding sequence ATGAGCGAGGACTCGCCCGCCGCCCGATTCCGCGAGCGGGTTCCCGAATCGGACGTCGAACTCGCCTACGCCGGGCTCAACACCTTTCTCAAAGGTGACCCTCGCGACGTCGAGGACCTTTCCACTGCTGACGTCGGCGTGCTCGGCACGCCCTACGACGGCGCGGTGAGCAACCGCCCCGGGGCGCGCTACGGCCCCGAGGCGATCCGCCGGGCCAGCGCCTGGTGGGCGTACCTCTCGGGGTACAAGGGCGGGCTGACGAACATGGGCACGGGCGAACAGGTCGACTTCTCGAAACTGTCCGTTGCGGACTGCGGGGACGTCCCCGTCTTCCCGATGGACCGCGAGACGACCGCCGAGAGCATCACCGCCCACGTCGCGACGGTCGCCCAACGGGCGTTTCCCGTGCTGCTGGGCGGGGATCACTACTGTACCTATCCGGCGTTCGAGGGGTTCGCACAGGGGATCGACGCCGATTCGGTGGGAGTCGTCCAGATCGACGCCCACACCGACACGGTCGCAGAAAGCGCCGTGTTCGGCGAGCACTTCCACGGTTCGAGTACCCACCACATCGTCGACTCGGAGTTCGCGGAGTACGCGAACGTCAGCCAGGTGGGGATCAGGGGCTACGAGAGCCCGGAGTTCTTCGAGTTCGCCGACGACGTGGGCCTGAACCTCTACACGATGAACGAGGTGCGAGAGGAGGGGATCCGGGCGGTCACGGAGCGGGCGGTCGAGGCGGCCGCCGAGGGGGCCGACGCCGTCTACGTCACCTTCGACGTCGACGCGGTCGATCCGTCCGTGGCTCCGGGCACCGGCACGCCGGTTCCAGGTGGGCTGTCGGCCCAGCAGGCGCTGTCCGTGATGGACGTCTTGGGGGCGAGCGAGGCGGTCGGCGCGGTCGACCTGATGGAGGTCGCGCCCACCTACGACCCGACGGAGGGGACCGAGCGATTGGCGGCGTATCTCCTCGTTCGGTTCCTGGAGCGGAAGTTCGCCTAG
- a CDS encoding AAA family ATPase, with product MQADVPKSALSGLYFPDNGAAELIGQINAAINAGKHLVFTGPPGTGKTEIARRVSEHLVDEHDDLYTDYQLTTATADWSTFETVGGYMPEEAGDGDLSFEPGQVLRRFKRGGEQRNELLIVDEINRADIDKSFGQLFTLLSGQAVQLPYKRGGEEIEILPANRTEGEPSAHEYVMPTSWRILATMNSYDKTSLYELSYAFMRRFAFIHVDATRSPCGTGSAARVAANIC from the coding sequence GTGCAGGCGGACGTTCCGAAATCGGCCCTGTCGGGACTGTATTTTCCCGACAACGGGGCAGCAGAGCTCATCGGGCAGATTAACGCCGCGATCAACGCGGGGAAACACCTCGTCTTCACCGGACCACCTGGAACTGGAAAAACCGAGATCGCTCGCCGGGTGTCCGAACACCTCGTCGACGAGCATGACGACCTCTATACCGACTACCAGCTCACGACGGCAACGGCCGACTGGTCGACCTTTGAGACCGTAGGTGGGTATATGCCCGAGGAGGCGGGCGACGGCGACCTATCGTTTGAACCCGGACAGGTGCTTCGACGCTTCAAGCGAGGGGGCGAACAACGGAACGAACTGCTGATCGTCGACGAGATCAACCGCGCGGATATCGACAAATCGTTCGGTCAGCTCTTCACGCTACTCTCGGGGCAAGCTGTTCAACTACCGTACAAACGTGGGGGCGAGGAGATCGAGATCCTGCCGGCGAACCGTACCGAAGGGGAACCAAGTGCTCACGAGTACGTCATGCCGACGTCGTGGCGGATCCTGGCAACGATGAACAGCTACGACAAGACCTCTCTCTACGAGCTCTCGTACGCGTTCATGCGTCGGTTCGCGTTCATCCACGTCGATGCTACCCGATCTCCCTGCGGAACCGGATCAGCGGCTCGAGTTGCTGCAAACATATGCTGA
- a CDS encoding DUF433 domain-containing protein, translating into MTEIVRDPDHSDGAPTIEGTGIRVLNVASAYEHSGYDPDEIVDLYPALSLADVHTALAFYYANIEEFREAMAGEGTGRPTTA; encoded by the coding sequence ATGACCGAGATCGTCCGAGACCCGGATCACAGCGACGGCGCGCCGACTATCGAAGGGACGGGAATCCGCGTCCTCAACGTCGCCAGCGCGTACGAGCACAGCGGCTACGATCCCGACGAGATCGTCGATCTCTACCCCGCGCTCTCGCTCGCGGACGTCCACACCGCGCTCGCGTTCTACTACGCGAACATCGAGGAGTTCCGGGAAGCGATGGCCGGCGAAGGGACCGGTCGCCCGACTACGGCATGA
- a CDS encoding DUF5615 family PIN-like protein has product MIYADENVWIPVVEGLRRRDWDVTTTLEEETLGYTDEEHMEYAREREWAVLTFDDDFLSLVETENADPEHPGVIYASQHGRSVGDLVKRIDAVLQRHDDRDLSGEVVFA; this is encoded by the coding sequence ATGATCTACGCGGATGAGAACGTCTGGATACCCGTCGTCGAGGGGTTACGACGCCGCGATTGGGACGTGACGACCACGCTCGAAGAGGAGACCCTCGGGTACACCGACGAGGAACACATGGAGTACGCTAGAGAACGAGAGTGGGCCGTCCTGACGTTCGATGACGACTTCCTCTCACTCGTCGAAACCGAGAACGCCGACCCCGAGCACCCCGGCGTGATCTACGCCTCTCAACACGGCAGATCCGTAGGAGATCTCGTGAAGAGAATCGACGCAGTACTCCAGCGTCACGATGATCGAGACCTCAGCGGCGAGGTCGTCTTCGCATGA